In a single window of the Flavobacterium sp. W4I14 genome:
- a CDS encoding tRNA threonylcarbamoyl adenosine modification protein (Sua5/YciO/YrdC/YwlC family) (product_source=TIGR00057; cath_funfam=3.90.870.10; cog=COG0009; pfam=PF01300; superfamily=55821; tigrfam=TIGR00057) — protein sequence MLIKIYPENPNERAIEQVVEVLKKGGLIIYPTDTIYGLGCDITNPKAIEKICRIRGIKPEKANFSFICHDLKHISDYIKPIDNTTFRVLKKALPGPFTFIFNANNNVPKLLSSNKKTVGIRVPDNNIARCIVKELGNPILSTSIKDDDDVIEYSTDPELIHEKYEDLVDLVIDGGYGDNDASTVIDCTTGEFEVIREGKGNIEEYL from the coding sequence ATGCTTATTAAGATCTATCCAGAAAACCCAAACGAAAGGGCTATTGAACAAGTTGTTGAAGTGTTGAAGAAAGGTGGTTTGATCATCTATCCAACGGATACGATTTATGGTTTGGGCTGCGATATCACAAATCCGAAAGCCATCGAAAAAATATGCAGAATACGGGGTATAAAACCCGAAAAGGCGAATTTCTCTTTTATTTGCCACGATTTAAAGCATATTTCCGATTACATTAAACCGATTGATAATACCACCTTCAGGGTATTAAAAAAAGCTTTACCAGGTCCGTTTACCTTTATTTTTAATGCTAATAACAACGTACCCAAGTTATTGAGTTCGAATAAAAAAACAGTAGGTATCCGTGTGCCCGATAACAACATTGCCCGTTGTATTGTAAAAGAATTAGGTAACCCTATCCTATCTACTTCAATAAAGGATGATGATGATGTAATCGAATATTCTACCGACCCGGAATTGATCCACGAAAAATATGAAGACCTGGTTGATCTGGTAATCGATGGTGGCTACGGCGATAATGATGCCTCTACCGTAATCGATTGTACCACGGGTGAGTTCGAAGTGATCCGTGAAGGTAAAGGAAATATTGAGGAGTATTTGTAG
- a CDS encoding transglutaminase-like putative cysteine protease (product_source=COG1305; cog=COG1305; pfam=PF01841,PF08379; smart=SM00460; superfamily=54001) codes for MPIFKIKHITNYKYELPVRDSANQIILFPIKDDFQKVVKHDLNISGSPEIEIFIDYYGNEVGTFTQNEPHTQLKIFSKVSVETFPKPLPQDDMFSSEQWHSLNALKFEVPYIDYLRQESFEGIIQLKETALKIKSTEDTPYQTAIKYCADVFHNFEYIKGVTAVDTTIDEILKLRAGVCQDFAHVLTAMLRLTGIPARYVSGYICPNRDGMRGEGATHAWAEAYLPEYGWLGLDPTNNCIANENHVRLAVGRNFTDCSPVKGVYKGGFEHIMEVNVSVGYNDEDFNDNETYFQPKEVNYTKPSGTITTTRTQNSYQQYMEAMQQQQQQQQ; via the coding sequence ATGCCAATTTTCAAAATCAAACATATCACCAATTATAAATACGAATTGCCTGTTCGGGACAGTGCAAATCAGATTATTCTATTTCCGATCAAGGATGATTTTCAAAAGGTGGTTAAACACGACCTGAATATCTCCGGAAGCCCGGAAATTGAAATCTTTATCGATTATTATGGCAATGAAGTAGGCACATTTACCCAAAATGAACCGCATACCCAGCTGAAAATTTTTTCCAAAGTAAGTGTAGAAACCTTCCCGAAGCCATTGCCGCAAGACGATATGTTTAGCAGCGAGCAGTGGCACAGTTTAAACGCCCTAAAATTTGAAGTGCCCTATATCGATTATTTGCGGCAAGAAAGTTTCGAGGGCATTATCCAACTGAAAGAAACAGCGCTGAAGATTAAAAGTACTGAAGATACCCCCTATCAAACCGCTATAAAATACTGTGCCGATGTTTTCCATAATTTCGAATACATTAAAGGTGTAACCGCAGTTGACACCACCATAGATGAAATTTTAAAACTTAGAGCAGGTGTTTGCCAGGATTTTGCACACGTATTAACAGCCATGCTGCGTTTAACGGGGATTCCTGCCAGATATGTGAGCGGTTATATCTGCCCCAATAGAGATGGTATGCGGGGCGAAGGCGCAACGCATGCCTGGGCCGAGGCATATTTACCCGAATATGGCTGGCTGGGCTTAGACCCCACCAATAACTGCATTGCCAACGAAAACCATGTACGCCTGGCAGTAGGCCGCAATTTTACCGATTGCTCGCCAGTAAAAGGAGTGTACAAAGGTGGTTTTGAGCATATTATGGAAGTTAACGTATCAGTAGGTTATAATGATGAGGATTTTAATGATAACGAAACTTATTTTCAGCCAAAAGAAGTGAATTACACTAAACCATCCGGAACAATAACCACAACAAGAACACAAAACAGCTATCAGCAATATATGGAAGCGATGCAGCAACAACAACAGCAACAACAGTAG
- a CDS encoding asparaginyl-tRNA synthetase (product_source=KO:K01893; cath_funfam=2.40.50.140,3.30.930.10; cog=COG0017; ko=KO:K01893; pfam=PF00152,PF01336; superfamily=50249,55681; tigrfam=TIGR00457), which translates to MIKRQQIKDLLKSTAFDTEVTVMGWVRTFRNNQFIALNDGSCMSNIQVVIDFNNLPDELLKRITTGAAISATGKLIESLGKGQTVEIKATTVEILGDSDPEKFPLQPKKHSLEFLREIAHLRFRTNTFNAVFKVRHALAFAIHQFYNERGFVYMHTPVITASDAEGAGEMFKVTTLDFDNTPRTDDGKVDFSQDFFARATNLTVSGQLEGELAAMAFGQIYTFGPTFRAENSNTTRHLAEFWMIEPEVAFADLEDNMQLAEDMMKYVIKYALDNCKDELEFLNTRLAEEDKQKPQNERSEFSLLEKLDFCLANEFERLTYTEAIRILKSSKPNQKKQFKYLIDEWGADLQSEHERYLVEKHFKKPVILTDYPADIKSFYMRQNEPDAEGRQTVAAMDILFPGIGEMIGGSQREERLDRLTKRMEDLNIPQEELWWYLDTRRFGSAPHSGFGLGFERLVLFVTGMTNIRDVIAFPRFPKNAEF; encoded by the coding sequence ATGATTAAGAGACAGCAAATTAAAGATTTATTAAAGTCGACAGCATTTGACACAGAAGTAACGGTTATGGGATGGGTTAGAACTTTCCGTAATAATCAGTTTATTGCATTAAATGATGGGTCTTGCATGAGCAATATCCAGGTTGTGATCGATTTTAATAATTTACCTGATGAGCTGTTAAAAAGAATCACTACTGGTGCGGCCATTTCTGCAACAGGTAAATTGATCGAATCGCTTGGCAAAGGTCAAACCGTTGAGATTAAGGCAACAACTGTAGAAATTTTGGGTGATAGTGATCCTGAAAAGTTTCCATTACAACCAAAGAAACACAGCTTAGAGTTTTTACGCGAAATTGCACACCTGCGTTTCCGTACCAATACTTTTAATGCCGTTTTTAAGGTACGTCATGCTTTGGCTTTTGCCATTCACCAATTCTACAACGAACGTGGTTTTGTGTACATGCACACCCCTGTAATTACCGCAAGTGATGCAGAAGGGGCCGGCGAAATGTTTAAGGTAACCACTTTAGATTTCGACAATACACCACGTACAGATGATGGTAAGGTAGATTTCTCGCAGGATTTCTTTGCCCGTGCAACCAATTTAACTGTATCTGGTCAGTTGGAAGGTGAGTTGGCAGCAATGGCTTTCGGACAGATTTATACTTTCGGCCCAACTTTTAGGGCAGAAAACTCAAATACTACACGTCACCTCGCCGAGTTCTGGATGATTGAACCTGAAGTTGCTTTTGCCGATTTAGAAGATAACATGCAGCTTGCAGAAGATATGATGAAGTATGTAATTAAATATGCTTTAGATAACTGCAAGGATGAATTAGAATTCTTAAATACCCGTTTGGCTGAAGAGGACAAACAAAAACCGCAGAACGAGCGCAGCGAATTTAGCTTGTTAGAGAAACTGGATTTCTGCTTGGCCAACGAATTTGAGCGCTTAACCTATACAGAGGCAATCAGGATTTTAAAATCTTCTAAACCAAACCAGAAGAAACAATTTAAATACCTGATTGATGAATGGGGTGCCGATTTACAAAGTGAACACGAACGTTACCTGGTAGAAAAACACTTTAAAAAACCAGTAATATTAACGGATTATCCTGCTGATATTAAATCGTTCTACATGCGCCAGAATGAGCCTGATGCTGAAGGCAGACAAACTGTTGCAGCGATGGATATCTTATTCCCTGGTATTGGTGAAATGATAGGCGGATCGCAACGTGAGGAACGTTTAGACCGTTTAACCAAACGCATGGAAGATTTAAACATTCCACAGGAAGAACTTTGGTGGTATTTAGATACCCGCCGCTTTGGATCAGCACCGCACTCGGGTTTTGGTTTAGGTTTCGAACGTTTAGTATTGTTTGTAACCGGAATGACCAACATCCGCGATGTAATCGCTTTCCCAAGATTCCCGAAAAACGCAGAATTTTAA
- a CDS encoding toxin YoeB (product_source=KO:K19158; cath_funfam=3.30.2310.20; cog=COG4115; ko=KO:K19158; pfam=PF06769; superfamily=143011; tigrfam=TIGR02116), protein MIKLFLDGAWEDYLYWQSVDKSVLKKINALIKEIERTPFEGAGKPEPLKHQYSGWWSRRINLEHRLVYKVEDNKIILLQCRYHT, encoded by the coding sequence ATGATTAAATTGTTTCTCGATGGTGCATGGGAGGATTATCTCTATTGGCAATCGGTTGATAAATCGGTTCTGAAAAAGATAAATGCTTTGATAAAAGAAATCGAACGCACACCTTTTGAAGGTGCCGGAAAACCTGAGCCACTAAAACATCAATATTCTGGGTGGTGGTCGAGGAGGATTAATTTAGAACATAGACTTGTTTACAAAGTAGAAGATAACAAAATTATCCTCCTACAGTGCAGGTATCATACTTAA
- a CDS encoding antitoxin YefM (product_source=KO:K19159; cath_funfam=3.40.1620.10; cog=COG2161; ko=KO:K19159; pfam=PF02604; superfamily=143120; tigrfam=TIGR01552), whose product MEITNYTSFRQSLKSYLDKVFTNHTPLFVTRAKGEDVVVLSKADYDSMQETFYLLKSPKNAIRLDQGLKDYENGLAKEQDLIDND is encoded by the coding sequence ATGGAAATCACAAATTATACCTCATTCAGGCAAAGTTTAAAGTCTTATTTAGATAAGGTTTTTACGAACCATACCCCCTTATTTGTTACCCGGGCAAAAGGAGAAGATGTTGTTGTGCTATCTAAAGCAGATTATGATAGTATGCAGGAAACTTTTTATTTGTTAAAAAGCCCAAAAAATGCAATTAGGCTTGATCAGGGGCTAAAAGATTATGAAAATGGTTTAGCCAAGGAGCAAGACTTGATCGATAATGATTAA
- a CDS encoding DNA mismatch repair protein MutS (product_source=KO:K03555; cath_funfam=1.10.1420.10,3.40.50.300; cog=COG0249; ko=KO:K03555; pfam=PF00488,PF05192; smart=SM00534; superfamily=48334,52540): protein MNKFDIDKQTLTDLNIFEAYGLDKSIFSLFNFTSTIKGNDKLIEIFRTPSTDIKIINERQEVIKYLSNYSGDLSFDRTNMDFVESYLTQNSKIKSFSRISALTKFVHYFFSPNQGYYLKEKGIKEIIFLLKKLGEVFGGLNDKDKPELAKEFDDVVFTLFEQELVKNIVERKEKKISIFELEELDFIFKKTELKTIKKFLDIIYQIDAYFSIVLAARRFNLTLPNVNHKARHFHISGVFHPFLSNPVANDIEFETEKNVCFLTGSNMAGKSTFLKSVGISVYLAHLGLPVPAKYMETGIWQGLISTINLPDNLNRGYSHFYNEVLRVKHVAEKIKTAKNIFVIFDELFRGTNVKDAFDGSLAVIKSFSKIEDCCFMISTHIIEVAEMLKENKNIMFKYLFTEMKDNKPTFTYNLMDGITDERIGMWIIENEKIDEILNSRDLK, encoded by the coding sequence ATGAATAAATTTGATATTGATAAACAAACCTTAACCGACTTGAATATATTTGAGGCTTATGGCCTGGATAAAAGTATTTTTTCTTTATTCAATTTTACTTCGACAATTAAAGGCAACGATAAACTGATCGAAATTTTCAGAACACCATCAACAGATATTAAGATAATCAATGAACGGCAGGAGGTAATAAAATATCTTTCAAACTACTCAGGCGATTTAAGTTTTGATCGTACCAATATGGATTTTGTGGAAAGCTACCTGACGCAAAATTCTAAAATCAAGTCTTTTTCCAGAATATCTGCATTAACTAAATTTGTACATTATTTCTTTTCTCCCAATCAGGGCTATTATTTAAAAGAGAAAGGTATAAAAGAAATAATTTTTTTGCTTAAAAAGCTGGGCGAAGTTTTTGGGGGATTGAATGATAAAGATAAACCTGAACTGGCTAAAGAATTTGATGATGTTGTGTTTACCTTATTTGAGCAGGAGTTGGTTAAAAACATAGTTGAACGTAAAGAAAAGAAGATTAGCATATTCGAATTAGAAGAACTTGATTTTATTTTTAAGAAAACGGAACTGAAAACAATCAAGAAGTTTTTAGATATCATCTATCAGATAGATGCTTATTTTTCTATTGTTCTGGCCGCCAGAAGATTTAATCTAACCCTGCCGAATGTCAATCATAAAGCACGTCATTTTCATATTAGTGGTGTTTTTCATCCTTTTTTAAGTAACCCTGTTGCTAATGATATTGAATTCGAAACGGAGAAGAATGTCTGCTTTCTTACGGGGAGTAATATGGCCGGCAAATCTACTTTTTTAAAATCTGTTGGTATATCTGTTTATTTAGCGCATTTAGGGCTTCCGGTTCCTGCAAAGTACATGGAAACGGGTATTTGGCAAGGACTAATATCGACTATAAATTTGCCCGATAATTTAAATCGGGGATATAGTCATTTTTACAATGAGGTTTTAAGGGTAAAACATGTTGCGGAGAAGATTAAAACCGCTAAAAATATTTTCGTAATTTTTGATGAGTTGTTTAGGGGTACAAATGTAAAAGACGCTTTTGATGGCTCTTTAGCTGTAATTAAATCATTTTCTAAAATAGAAGATTGTTGTTTCATGATTTCGACTCATATTATTGAAGTTGCCGAAATGCTGAAAGAAAATAAAAACATCATGTTCAAATATCTCTTTACCGAAATGAAAGATAACAAACCTACATTTACTTATAACCTGATGGATGGGATTACCGATGAGCGGATAGGGATGTGGATTATTGAAAATGAAAAGATCGATGAAATTTTAAACAGCAGAGATTTGAAATAG
- a CDS encoding glutamate synthase domain-containing protein 2 (product_source=COG0069; cath_funfam=3.20.20.70; cog=COG0069; pfam=PF01645; superfamily=51395; transmembrane_helix_parts=Inside_1_4,TMhelix_5_27,Outside_28_553): MRKAFVAIAAFLIALTIMLGLYHPFLWWTFIFTGPFVILGIYDLYQPKHSIVRNYPVFGRLRYFMEELRPKVYQYFVESDTNGTPYSRLNRSLIYQRAKKDNDTIPFGTQLNVYDNGYEWLSHSIAAISHHELNLDPRVTVGGPDCKKPYSASIYNISAMSFGSLSQNAILALNGGAKMGNFAHNTGEGGISDYHRQPGGDLIWQIGTGYFGCRNADGTFNYDAYAERAKTDQVKMIEIKLSQGAKPGHGGMLPAKKVTPEVARIRLVPEGKDVLSPPAHSAFNTPIGLLEFVKKLRDLSEGKPVGFKLCIGRKSEFYAICKAMVETGIYPDFITVDGGEGGTGAAPQEFSNSVGMPLREGVAFVYDVLNGFDLKKHIKIIASGKVATGFDLVKNIALGADMCNAARGMMFALGCIQALECNSNTCPTGVATQDQSLMKGLVVEDKTVRVKNFHNLTVASAVELLGAAGLRETHQLSRAYINRRVSPSVIQSYLESFPYIPAGSLLKTPYPTRYELGMALSTSASFAPTDYKVSAVDYAHANPYGDTMHDDGR, translated from the coding sequence ATGAGAAAAGCTTTCGTCGCAATTGCTGCATTTTTAATTGCCCTAACCATTATGCTGGGCCTTTACCATCCCTTTTTATGGTGGACATTCATCTTCACCGGTCCTTTTGTAATTCTTGGTATTTACGATTTATATCAGCCCAAGCATAGTATTGTAAGGAATTACCCGGTTTTTGGCCGTTTAAGGTACTTTATGGAAGAATTGAGGCCGAAAGTTTACCAGTATTTTGTAGAAAGTGATACCAACGGTACACCTTATAGCAGGTTAAACCGCTCATTAATTTATCAACGCGCTAAAAAAGATAATGATACCATTCCATTCGGAACGCAGTTAAATGTTTACGATAATGGCTACGAATGGTTAAGCCATAGTATTGCAGCCATTTCTCATCACGAATTAAACCTGGATCCACGCGTTACTGTTGGTGGCCCCGATTGCAAAAAACCTTACTCTGCGAGTATTTATAATATATCGGCCATGAGCTTTGGCTCATTAAGTCAGAACGCCATTCTGGCTTTAAACGGTGGCGCTAAAATGGGCAACTTTGCCCACAATACCGGCGAAGGTGGCATCAGCGATTATCACCGTCAGCCAGGAGGCGATTTAATCTGGCAGATTGGTACCGGTTATTTCGGTTGCCGTAATGCCGATGGTACCTTTAATTACGATGCTTACGCCGAAAGGGCAAAAACAGACCAGGTAAAAATGATCGAGATTAAACTTTCGCAAGGTGCTAAACCTGGGCATGGCGGGATGCTGCCCGCCAAAAAGGTAACGCCAGAGGTCGCCAGAATCCGTTTAGTGCCCGAAGGTAAGGATGTTTTATCGCCACCTGCTCACTCGGCATTTAATACTCCGATCGGTTTATTGGAGTTTGTTAAGAAACTCCGCGATTTATCGGAAGGCAAACCAGTAGGATTTAAACTTTGCATCGGTCGTAAAAGCGAATTTTACGCCATTTGTAAAGCCATGGTAGAAACCGGGATTTATCCTGATTTTATTACTGTTGATGGTGGCGAGGGCGGAACAGGTGCTGCTCCACAGGAATTTTCGAATTCGGTAGGTATGCCTTTGCGCGAAGGTGTGGCATTTGTATATGATGTTTTGAATGGTTTTGATCTGAAAAAACACATTAAAATTATTGCCTCGGGTAAAGTGGCAACAGGTTTCGATCTGGTTAAAAATATCGCCCTTGGTGCCGATATGTGTAATGCTGCCCGCGGAATGATGTTCGCTTTAGGCTGTATTCAGGCTTTAGAATGTAACAGCAATACCTGCCCAACAGGTGTAGCCACGCAAGATCAGAGTTTAATGAAAGGTCTTGTGGTAGAAGATAAAACCGTTCGTGTTAAAAACTTCCATAACCTAACCGTAGCCAGTGCTGTAGAGTTATTGGGTGCTGCGGGTTTAAGAGAAACGCATCAGTTAAGCAGGGCGTATATCAATAGGCGGGTGAGTCCGAGTGTAATACAGAGTTATTTAGAGAGTTTTCCATACATTCCGGCAGGCAGCTTGTTAAAAACACCTTATCCAACCCGTTACGAATTAGGCATGGCGCTGAGCACTTCGGCCAGTTTTGCCCCAACCGATTATAAGGTTTCGGCGGTAGATTATGCACATGCCAATCCGTATGGAGATACGATGCATGATGATGGGCGATAA